A stretch of DNA from Cottoperca gobio chromosome 18, fCotGob3.1, whole genome shotgun sequence:
CATGTGAATAgttccatttctttcttttttagatcACAACTTCTTGTGCAGAAAACCATGACAGGCAGCCATTTTTGAGGACTGCAAGAAAGATATTAGGTCTTTATCACCGGTCATATGccattttactgtattttccatgAATGTACTTAGTGGCCGTGTGACAGTTTATGAAAGAGATGTAAACTCCAGTTACCAGAGTATTTATTGTCATCAGAATAAAGTTAATCTGGCTGGTTTAACTCAAACCAGACAGAGCCTAAAAGATTGTTGGAAACCAAGAGCTTTTTGTctggggcttttattttgttagcttGTCTTACATTCAGGTCGGCCTTGAGCCAGACCAGACATCATCTAAAAGAGGGAACAAAATCTATTATTCTAAAGTTTTAGACAGACTGTGCTTAATAAACTAACATACATCAATATCACTTTACATAAATCCTACATCCGTTTCCACGATACTGTATCGTTGCTATCACCAACATAATAGAGCTATGTCTTACTTTATTTCTCTGTCCCCAAAATGTATGGCAACTGTCTAAGAACAATCAAAAGGTGACAACAGTTCAAGCATGCAAATCAATCTAGAAAAAGTAACATTCTTTAAATGCCCCTAACATTAACATGAGGTCTTAGTTGTGTCTGGGCATGACAACAGTGTTTGAATGAGAGgatgttttttcttattctctTGAAGCATTTCACAAGTTTCATTCCCATAGTTTTTCATACAGTATAGTAGATTCAAGTTAAATCTAACTGGATTTAGATCGTCTGAAGAGAACAATCCTGAAAGGAGAAGTGTCAATCCCTGAGAAAAGTTTTTCACAAATGGGGTAGGCTACTCTTCTACCTTCCTTTTCAACTTTctgttctttgatttctttttccaCCTTCTTTTTCCAAGATGGTTGATGAACAAGTTATTGTatctctcatcctcctctggCTCCCCCCTCTCGTCTTTGTACCAGGGTCCCCAGACGCCCCCATTGTATTGAGGGTTGGAGCGCAGGTCTTTAGCCGGGTAGCGTACAGGCACTGCAGTCTTGTTGTACCGCGCTAGCCGTATTAGCATCTTCTTCACTAAGTGAGGGTATCGTTGGGACAAGTCCACTCTCTCATAAGGGTCGGCTGTGATGTTGAACAGCCAGATGGACTTACCCCGGTCCCAACGTACACGCTCATTATGCCAACGATTGGTTAGTCGCTGGTTGGAGAAGGTCTGCGGGGGCACCCAGTCGCTGTAACCGGGGACACCCGTCAGGAGCTTCCAGTGGCCCACCCGGATCGCTGCTCGGATGGCTGTGTTCCATAAGCCATACCCGGCCTTCCACGAACCGTTCTTGGCTTTGATATAGATTGGGTCAATGTTGTGAAGAATGTCCTGGCGAGGAGATGGGCGGCCTTCACTGATAGCCTCCCAGACATCGTACCCGTCCAGATTTAGATCTTCGTCTAAAGTCCCTTCACCCAGGGTCACCAGAGTAGGGAACCAGTCAGTGATGTGGACCAAAGATCGACATTTTGTCCCTTTGTTTACCAAAAGGGGACTGTGAACAAAGCCCACCGCCCGAATCCCCCCTTCCCAGTAGGTGGCTTTACTCCCCCTCAAGGGCCAGTTGCTTCCACCTGCTAAAGGTTGACCTCCGTTATCTGAGGAGTACACTATAACTGTGTTGTCATAATAACCATAGCGTTTTAGCGCTAACGTAAGGTTGTGGATCGATTCGTCCAGGCAGGACACCATGGCAGCATATTTACGACGATGCAAGTTTGGAATACCCTTGTAGCGCTCGAGGTAGCGGGCAGGAACCTGAAGTGGGGAATGAACCGCCTGATATGCTAAGTATAGAAACAAGGGTTGTCTGCGAGGATTGTGATTGGCTAAGATGTTGATAGCCTTTTCAGTAAACATCACGGTGGAATACAAGCCACGATCCTGTTCCCAAGCTGCCTCTTCCCCTTCATACAAATCATAGCCACACATACCAGGCCCTTCACATTTATAGTGACTGTAGTAGTCCCCGCTTCCGAGCAGGGAACCGAAGAAAGTGTCAAAGCCACGCTTTGTGGGCAGGCAGCCACGCTTGTAGAAGCCAAGGTGCCACTTACCCACCATGTGGGTGGAGTAGCCCGCTTGCTTGAGCTTCTGGGGCAGGGTGACATTTTCCAGGGGTAGGCAGTTGGGCTGGGTAGCTCGGATGATAGGAGTGCTGAAGGCCTGTGTGGATCTGATacctgcaaaataaaaacagatatcAGCCCGTCAGAGACATTAACAgtttaaagaaatatgaaacTTTGATAAAAGCTGGTCATCTAGTAGGACATGTCTgaaaaaactgaaattattGTATTAAAATTATCTCGTTTGACACGTTTACGCTACTCAAAATTATAAAAGGACTCTATCTAATAGTTATTGCACAATAAATTAATTTGCTGTAACAGAGTGAAGCACCAAGCCATGATGACATTAGAACTGATTACGCCTGAAAAGCCTTCCTCTATATTCTTTGCTTAAACTGTCTCCTAAACTAGTCCAACAAG
This window harbors:
- the arsj gene encoding LOW QUALITY PROTEIN: arylsulfatase J (The sequence of the model RefSeq protein was modified relative to this genomic sequence to represent the inferred CDS: deleted 1 base in 1 codon); amino-acid sequence: MFILWVPVSLFLGFIISQTWSVQMSWDNWNAELRNRGNEYDKQSSKPHIIFILVDDQGFRDVGYHGSEIKTPTLDRLAAQGVKLENYYVQPLCSPSRSQLMTGRYQIHTGLQHSIIRATQPNCLPLENVTLPQKLKQAGYSTHMVGKWHLGFYKRGCLPTKRGFDTFFGSLLGSGDYYSHYKCEGPGMCGYDLYEGEEAAWEQDRGLYSTVMFTEKAINILANHNPRRQPLFLYLAYQAVHSPLQVPARYLERYKGIPNLHRRKYAAMVSCLDESIHNLTLALKRYGYYDNTVIVYSSDNGGQPLAGGSNWPLRGSKATYWEGGIRAVGFVHSPLLVNKGTKCRSLVHITDWFPTLVTLGEGTLDEDLNLDGYDVWEAISEGRPSPRQDILHNIDPIYIKAKNGSWKAGYGLWNTAIRAAIRVGHWKLLTGVPGYSDWVPPQTFSNQRLTNRWHNERVRWDRGKSIWLFNITADPYERVDLSQRYPHLVKKMLIRLARYNKTAVPVRYPAKDLRSNPQYNGGVWGPWYKDERGEPEEDERYNNLFINHLGKRRWKKKSKNRKLKRKVEE